The proteins below are encoded in one region of Desulfovibrio sp. TomC:
- a CDS encoding glycosyltransferase family protein gives MRIVHFGQFLQEGFKEIGCEVVPLQLDATKTLTECIEDTGVQPDLVVIEFFGQTSLPKEFFNCNYKLAAYCIDSPLNEYWLIPLTKLFDFVYVDQLSSVSKFRRNGVPAKWLPLSVLHMDFRPTTEKKHFITFVGRMTPHRVKRNNLIQYIHESFPIHVVEGISRSALQDVFAASQIVLNENFFPGLSMRCIQALASGSLLLTERSGYGVRPHFLEGKHYIGYSPNDVISTIKAIERSYDSFASVASCGQEECRRGHTSANRAKTILEDVASGKRHVVPSVDERKLHEAQGKYASALRFGGKYDESVKLLVAAANVSDAMLSQAWCVLGSIHLRAGRNEPGIAALEKSASAATVHGVIATLKLMLFFADDSRFFNYLSALILKIQALRMKPKNLMKYIQRLLAHQDTYYNSCLLACELLFAMNMNYDIGFHKSQKEEYPDYAMEYAVLAFAAQKTVESLDAIIKCTKKCNFAPEALGYIKEAILVGAASDEQIALSVSLAREYYDFLYAETTLKALQATIA, from the coding sequence ATGCGAATCGTTCACTTCGGCCAATTCCTGCAGGAAGGCTTCAAAGAGATTGGCTGCGAAGTCGTCCCTCTTCAATTGGATGCGACGAAAACGCTGACTGAATGTATTGAGGATACTGGTGTTCAACCCGATCTTGTTGTCATAGAATTTTTTGGCCAGACAAGCCTTCCCAAGGAGTTTTTCAACTGCAATTACAAATTAGCTGCCTATTGCATCGATAGCCCACTCAATGAATACTGGCTTATCCCACTGACGAAGCTCTTTGATTTCGTATATGTTGACCAGCTGTCGTCAGTGTCGAAATTTCGAAGAAATGGCGTTCCGGCGAAATGGCTTCCCCTGTCCGTGTTACATATGGATTTTCGTCCAACCACGGAGAAGAAGCATTTCATCACGTTTGTCGGGAGGATGACGCCGCACCGGGTCAAGCGCAATAATCTGATTCAGTATATCCATGAGAGCTTCCCCATCCATGTCGTCGAGGGGATTTCAAGATCTGCTCTGCAAGACGTTTTCGCGGCCTCGCAAATTGTCCTCAACGAGAACTTTTTTCCCGGACTGAGCATGCGCTGTATCCAGGCGCTGGCTTCTGGATCGTTGTTGCTCACGGAACGCAGCGGATATGGTGTCAGGCCGCATTTTCTTGAAGGGAAGCATTATATCGGCTATTCCCCAAACGATGTCATTTCCACAATCAAGGCTATTGAACGGTCATACGACAGCTTTGCCTCTGTCGCATCCTGCGGCCAGGAGGAATGCCGGAGAGGGCACACCAGCGCAAACCGGGCAAAGACGATCCTTGAGGACGTAGCCTCGGGAAAACGGCACGTTGTCCCCTCGGTGGATGAAAGGAAATTGCATGAGGCACAAGGCAAATATGCCTCTGCCCTCCGTTTTGGCGGGAAGTATGACGAATCAGTCAAGCTCCTCGTGGCCGCTGCAAATGTTTCCGATGCGATGCTGTCGCAGGCCTGGTGCGTCCTTGGCAGCATCCATCTCCGGGCCGGGCGTAACGAACCCGGGATTGCCGCTTTGGAGAAAAGCGCCTCTGCGGCGACAGTTCACGGGGTGATCGCAACCCTGAAGCTGATGCTCTTTTTTGCCGATGATTCCCGTTTTTTTAACTATTTGTCCGCGCTTATTTTGAAAATTCAAGCCCTGCGGATGAAACCGAAAAATTTGATGAAATATATACAAAGGCTGCTTGCACATCAGGACACATATTATAACAGCTGTCTGTTGGCCTGTGAATTGTTGTTTGCGATGAACATGAATTACGACATCGGCTTTCATAAGTCGCAGAAAGAAGAATATCCAGATTATGCCATGGAATATGCAGTCCTCGCTTTTGCAGCACAAAAAACGGTCGAATCACTCGATGCCATCATCAAATGCACGAAAAAGTGCAATTTTGCGCCGGAAGCGCTGGGCTACATCAAAGAAGCTATTCTCGTCGGGGCTGCATCGGACGAACAGATTGCGCTTTCCGTATCGCTTGCCCGTGAATACTATGATTTTTTGTATGCGGAAACGACCCTCAAGGCATTGCAGGCGACCATCGCCTAA
- a CDS encoding FAD binding domain-containing protein — MSGRVHRPASLEALWPLLAAGARPMAGGTDLLVQRRGRSLGEVALLEGIAGLDAIVAEAGRLRIGATATHACVLRHPLVRERLAVLAQALASLGSPLIRNMGTLGGNCVTASPAGDTLPPLCALDALVELVSRDGARRLPVSEFIVAPGRTALAPGEIVAAVLVPLPPAGALHHFEKVGRRDALAIAVASLAAILVRDEAGRVTEARLAVGSLAPTVVRCRKAEALLCGGRLDRETLIAAGQCIREQISPIDDIRATAAYRRDVAGKLPLRLLTL; from the coding sequence GTGAGCGGCCGGGTCCATCGGCCGGCCTCGTTGGAGGCGCTGTGGCCGCTGCTCGCCGCCGGCGCGCGTCCCATGGCCGGCGGGACCGACCTGCTTGTACAGCGTCGAGGCCGGTCGCTTGGCGAAGTCGCCCTGCTCGAAGGAATTGCCGGCCTGGACGCCATCGTTGCCGAGGCGGGCCGGCTGCGCATCGGGGCCACCGCCACCCATGCCTGCGTGCTGCGCCATCCTCTGGTCCGGGAGCGCTTGGCGGTCTTGGCCCAGGCGCTTGCCTCCCTTGGCTCGCCGCTTATCCGCAACATGGGGACCCTCGGCGGCAACTGTGTCACCGCCTCGCCGGCCGGGGACACCCTGCCGCCGCTCTGCGCCCTGGACGCCCTGGTGGAGCTGGTTTCCCGGGACGGCGCGCGCCGGCTGCCCGTGTCCGAATTCATTGTCGCCCCGGGACGCACGGCCCTTGCCCCGGGTGAAATCGTCGCGGCGGTCCTTGTCCCGCTGCCCCCGGCCGGAGCCCTGCACCATTTTGAAAAGGTGGGACGGCGCGACGCCCTGGCCATTGCCGTGGCCAGTCTGGCCGCCATACTGGTCCGGGACGAGGCCGGCCGGGTGACCGAGGCCCGGCTGGCCGTGGGCAGCCTGGCCCCGACCGTGGTGCGCTGCCGTAAAGCCGAGGCGCTCCTGTGCGGCGGCCGGCTGGACCGGGAAACCCTGATCGCGGCCGGACAATGTATTCGGGAGCAGATTTCGCCCATCGACGACATCCGGGCCACGGCCGCCTACCGTCGGGACGTGGCCGGCAAATTGCCCCTGCGCCTGCTGACGCTTTGA
- a CDS encoding (2Fe-2S)-binding protein translates to MNERMEISFRLNGRPVRLETDPARRAIDVLRDDFGLTAAKEGCGSGECGACAVLLDGVARLSCLMLAAQLDGRDVTTAEGLGTPEAPHPVQTAFAVHGAVQCGYCSPGMTIAAVELLARNPAPDRGTVRQALSGNLCRCTGYVKIVDAVLAAAATLRGEDS, encoded by the coding sequence AACGAACGCATGGAAATTTCCTTTCGGCTCAATGGCCGCCCGGTGCGCCTTGAAACCGATCCGGCCCGGCGGGCCATTGATGTCTTGCGGGACGATTTTGGCCTGACCGCCGCCAAGGAAGGCTGCGGCTCGGGCGAATGCGGGGCGTGCGCCGTGCTCCTTGACGGGGTGGCCAGACTGTCCTGTCTCATGCTGGCTGCCCAGCTTGACGGCCGGGACGTGACCACGGCCGAGGGGCTTGGCACGCCCGAAGCGCCGCACCCTGTCCAGACGGCCTTTGCCGTCCACGGCGCCGTGCAGTGCGGCTATTGCTCGCCGGGCATGACCATTGCGGCCGTCGAACTGCTGGCGCGCAATCCCGCCCCGGACCGGGGGACCGTTCGACAGGCCTTGTCCGGCAATCTGTGCCGCTGCACCGGATACGTCAAAATCGTGGACGCGGTCCTGGCGGCGGCCGCGACCCTGCGCGGGGAAGACTCGTGA
- a CDS encoding MFS transporter: MTDSSQTASERLFSYEFMVLLLAATFGFCNIAIFYGFETYLARLGIEPAWRGWLLGAEPVAAFCLRPFLSVLITPRNALPLVRAALVGMGLALCAYQFARGIGPILAVRLFHGVSFVFLVSAVTALLAQAIPKALAGRAFGYFSLSSLVPYALMPPLAEWLLPRLGREDRVYAVCSLLALPGLALLAPLGKRLEQRAKAGLANAGRPTWADVRHTLALPPVRLVLVANLCLFMSTTLVFFFIKPFAMGLGLADPGFFFTVSTGASMAVRVLAGPYFDRLPKETVLVGALVCLAACMLGFAATLGQTRLLLLAGVYGLCLGVAMPLMSAVMFGCSPPGMRGTNLNLMLFMMDTAYVFGPVAGGAILAGGAGYPALFVLSCVFAAGAGLLVVPLVAASRRKRGKPLASGGC; the protein is encoded by the coding sequence ATGACCGACAGCAGCCAGACAGCCTCCGAGCGGCTTTTCAGCTACGAGTTTATGGTGTTGCTCCTGGCGGCCACCTTCGGATTTTGCAACATCGCCATCTTTTACGGTTTCGAAACCTATTTGGCGCGTCTGGGAATCGAACCGGCCTGGCGCGGCTGGCTGCTTGGCGCGGAGCCCGTGGCCGCCTTTTGTTTGCGGCCTTTTTTAAGCGTCCTGATTACGCCGCGAAACGCCTTGCCCCTGGTCCGGGCCGCCCTGGTCGGCATGGGGCTGGCCCTTTGCGCCTACCAGTTCGCCCGGGGTATCGGCCCGATCCTGGCCGTGCGCCTTTTCCACGGGGTCTCCTTTGTCTTTCTGGTCAGCGCCGTGACGGCGCTGCTGGCCCAGGCCATCCCGAAAGCCCTCGCCGGCCGGGCCTTTGGCTATTTCTCCCTGTCTTCCCTTGTGCCTTATGCCCTCATGCCGCCGCTGGCCGAATGGCTGTTGCCGCGTCTGGGCCGGGAGGACCGGGTCTATGCCGTCTGTTCCCTCCTGGCGCTGCCCGGCCTGGCCCTGCTTGCGCCGCTTGGCAAGCGCTTGGAACAACGAGCCAAGGCCGGCCTTGCGAATGCCGGACGGCCGACGTGGGCAGATGTGCGCCACACCCTGGCCTTGCCGCCGGTGCGGCTGGTCCTTGTGGCCAACCTGTGCCTTTTTATGAGCACCACGCTGGTCTTTTTTTTCATCAAGCCCTTCGCCATGGGCCTGGGGCTGGCCGATCCCGGCTTTTTTTTCACCGTGTCCACGGGCGCGTCCATGGCCGTGCGGGTCCTGGCCGGGCCGTATTTCGACCGGCTGCCCAAGGAAACCGTTCTGGTCGGGGCGTTGGTCTGCCTGGCCGCCTGTATGCTGGGCTTTGCCGCAACCCTAGGCCAGACCCGGCTGCTGCTCCTGGCCGGAGTCTATGGCCTGTGCCTGGGCGTGGCCATGCCGCTTATGAGCGCCGTCATGTTCGGCTGCTCCCCGCCGGGCATGCGCGGGACCAACCTGAACCTGATGCTCTTTATGATGGATACGGCCTATGTGTTCGGTCCGGTCGCGGGCGGGGCCATCCTGGCCGGAGGAGCCGGGTATCCGGCGTTGTTCGTTCTGTCCTGCGTCTTTGCGGCCGGGGCAGGCCTGCTGGTGGTCCCGCTTGTCGCCGCCAGCCGGCGCAAGCGCGGCAAGCCGCTGGCTAGCGGCGGATGCTAA
- a CDS encoding tetratricopeptide repeat protein, which yields MMQAGRTQAARGQLSQTEKQDVAALFRSGRLTEIVERATNLTARYPGETFGWSVLSSALLRQGRSEQALPPLRRALDLSPHDAGLHSNLGLALLGLGRTDEAMMSFTRALEISPAAVSAHNHLGNALESVGRLEEAVAHYQASLEASPDQPHTLYNLANALYALGRPEEAVVRYRAALALSPEYAYALANCGVALASLGRSVEAEDCARRALRLAPELGEARILLINCLLLRGNPAGALVVVEAALDAGESPEMRRLFVACLRGLSAPPEGSVRRERILRALTEPWGRSAEVAAAIVPMLEADVIVGGCMRRALAAWPGRLDAAALYGPTGLANVVGDTLFPALLDAAPIAAPGLERFLTLARAVLLDAALHVGPVVVTESGNDDRGLEFYAALARQCRVNEYVFAVTAAEEAGAAELTARLLDALAGDLPVPALWVVAVAAFTPLHGLPQAERLLARSWPEPVARVLVQQLTEHIEEQRLRGRIPQLTPIEDDVSRLVRRQYEENPYPRWVRPAPMGEPVSLAAHLRERFPRAVLDNVPDGPTLDVLIAGCGTGQHSLETARVFRGASVLAVDLSLTSLCYARRKTRELGVANIEYAQADLLRLGELGRHFDLVESSGVLHHLADPAAGWRALLPLVRPGGIMRIGLYSRVARRGISRVREMIAARGLDGSPETIRAFRQELLDSPWEPSWGRYLLGDFFSISGCRDLLFHVQEHCLNLLEIKRFCLQNGLAVLGVEVDPPVAAAYRARFPSDVTATDLSNWHAFEEDNPDTFLEMYQFWVQRVG from the coding sequence ATGATGCAGGCGGGCAGGACCCAGGCGGCCAGGGGACAGTTGAGCCAGACCGAGAAGCAGGATGTTGCGGCCCTGTTTCGAAGCGGCCGACTGACGGAAATCGTCGAACGGGCCACCAACCTGACCGCGCGCTATCCTGGCGAGACCTTTGGCTGGAGCGTACTCAGTTCCGCCTTGCTCCGCCAGGGCCGCAGCGAGCAAGCCCTGCCGCCCTTGCGCCGCGCCCTGGATCTCTCGCCGCACGATGCCGGTCTGCACAGCAACCTCGGTTTGGCGCTGCTTGGCCTGGGGCGAACCGATGAGGCCATGATGAGCTTTACCCGCGCTCTGGAAATCAGTCCCGCCGCCGTGTCGGCCCACAATCATCTCGGCAATGCCCTGGAGTCGGTCGGGCGTCTGGAAGAGGCGGTCGCCCACTACCAGGCCTCCTTGGAGGCGTCCCCGGACCAGCCCCATACCTTGTATAATCTGGCCAACGCGCTCTATGCCCTGGGCCGGCCCGAAGAGGCCGTTGTCCGCTACCGGGCCGCCCTGGCCTTGTCCCCGGAGTATGCCTATGCCCTGGCCAACTGCGGCGTGGCCCTGGCTTCGCTTGGCCGCAGCGTCGAGGCCGAGGATTGCGCCAGACGGGCCTTGCGCCTCGCCCCGGAGCTGGGCGAGGCCCGGATTCTGCTGATAAACTGTCTGCTTCTGCGCGGGAATCCGGCCGGGGCGCTGGTCGTTGTCGAAGCCGCCCTGGACGCCGGGGAGAGCCCGGAGATGCGCCGGCTGTTCGTGGCCTGTCTGCGGGGACTGTCCGCGCCGCCCGAGGGGTCGGTGCGCCGGGAGCGGATTTTGCGCGCCCTGACCGAGCCTTGGGGACGCAGCGCCGAGGTGGCGGCGGCCATTGTCCCCATGCTCGAAGCCGACGTGATCGTTGGCGGCTGCATGCGCCGGGCCTTGGCGGCCTGGCCCGGCCGACTTGATGCCGCAGCCCTGTATGGTCCCACCGGGCTGGCCAACGTGGTCGGGGATACGCTCTTTCCTGCCCTGCTCGACGCCGCCCCCATAGCCGCGCCCGGGCTGGAACGCTTTCTCACCCTGGCCCGGGCCGTGCTGCTCGACGCGGCCTTGCACGTTGGTCCCGTTGTGGTGACGGAGAGCGGCAATGATGACCGCGGACTGGAGTTTTACGCCGCCTTGGCCCGGCAGTGCCGGGTCAACGAATACGTCTTTGCCGTCACGGCGGCCGAGGAAGCCGGGGCGGCCGAACTGACGGCGCGGCTCCTTGACGCCCTGGCCGGGGACCTGCCTGTGCCGGCCCTGTGGGTCGTGGCCGTGGCTGCCTTTACCCCGCTCCATGGACTGCCCCAGGCCGAACGCCTGTTGGCCCGGTCCTGGCCCGAGCCGGTAGCCCGGGTGCTGGTCCAGCAGCTCACGGAACACATCGAGGAGCAGCGCCTGCGGGGCCGCATCCCCCAGCTGACGCCCATTGAGGACGACGTGTCCCGGTTGGTGCGGCGGCAATATGAGGAAAACCCCTATCCGCGCTGGGTGCGACCGGCGCCGATGGGCGAGCCTGTCAGCCTGGCCGCCCATCTGCGGGAGCGCTTCCCCCGGGCTGTTCTGGACAATGTCCCCGACGGCCCGACCCTGGACGTGCTCATCGCCGGCTGCGGCACAGGGCAGCATTCCCTGGAAACGGCCCGGGTATTTCGGGGAGCAAGCGTCCTGGCTGTGGATTTGAGCCTGACCAGCCTGTGTTACGCCCGGCGCAAGACCCGGGAACTGGGCGTGGCCAACATCGAATACGCCCAGGCCGACCTGTTGCGTCTTGGCGAACTCGGCCGGCATTTCGATCTGGTTGAATCCTCGGGCGTGCTGCATCATCTGGCCGATCCGGCCGCTGGCTGGCGGGCGCTCTTGCCTCTGGTGCGCCCGGGGGGCATCATGCGCATCGGCCTGTACAGCCGTGTGGCCCGCCGCGGGATCAGCCGGGTGCGGGAGATGATCGCGGCCCGGGGGCTGGACGGTTCGCCCGAGACGATTCGGGCCTTTCGCCAGGAGCTGCTCGACAGCCCCTGGGAGCCGAGCTGGGGCCGGTATCTGCTGGGGGATTTTTTCAGCATCAGCGGCTGCCGCGATCTGCTTTTTCACGTGCAGGAGCACTGTCTGAACCTGCTTGAAATCAAGCGATTTTGCCTGCAAAACGGGCTGGCGGTCCTTGGCGTGGAGGTGGATCCGCCGGTTGCCGCCGCCTACCGGGCGCGCTTCCCGAGCGACGTGACGGCCACGGATTTGTCCAACTGGCACGCTTTTGAAGAAGACAACCCGGACACCTTTCTCGAGATGTACCAATTCTGGGTGCAGCGGGTGGGCTAG
- the hisC gene encoding histidinol-phosphate transaminase, with protein sequence MTRILEGIPDYVRQFERYVPSRPDAVLMRQYGAAHLYRLNNNENALGPPPLAREAIAAFPAERAAVYPSGDAYDLRQALAGRFGKSPEQFLVGNGSCEVIGSVIRAFCGPGDAIVTADKTFAVYEWVAKFSGVEARLVPLATQALDPAAMLAAVTENTRVVFVCNPNNPTGSWWNRATLDRFLAELDGRALVVLDEAYREYLDDPDFPDGMEVLERHDNVLVFRTFSKMYGLAGFRVGYLCGSLEAVDIVRRTHIAYSVNMLGQIAATAALADDAGHIAATRQMVAAAKSALCDLFAALGLEYVSGAGNFVMVRTPMSDTLLYRKLMQKGVMVRTMTGFRYPNWIRISMAQAPAMEAFAKAFSSVLAAP encoded by the coding sequence ATGACCAGGATTCTTGAGGGCATCCCGGACTATGTCCGGCAATTCGAACGCTATGTCCCCAGCCGGCCCGATGCGGTCCTCATGCGCCAGTACGGCGCAGCGCATCTGTACCGGCTCAATAACAACGAAAACGCCCTGGGACCGCCGCCTCTGGCCCGGGAGGCCATCGCCGCTTTTCCGGCCGAGCGGGCCGCCGTCTATCCCAGCGGCGACGCCTATGACCTGCGCCAGGCCCTGGCCGGGCGGTTTGGCAAGTCCCCGGAGCAGTTTTTGGTCGGCAACGGTTCCTGCGAGGTCATCGGGTCCGTCATCCGGGCTTTCTGCGGTCCGGGCGACGCCATTGTCACCGCAGACAAGACCTTTGCCGTGTACGAATGGGTGGCGAAATTTTCCGGGGTCGAGGCGCGGCTTGTTCCGCTGGCAACGCAGGCCCTGGACCCGGCGGCCATGCTGGCGGCCGTCACCGAGAACACCCGGGTCGTTTTCGTGTGCAATCCCAACAATCCCACCGGATCGTGGTGGAACAGGGCGACACTGGACCGTTTCCTGGCCGAGCTGGACGGCCGGGCGCTGGTGGTGCTTGACGAGGCCTACCGGGAATATCTGGATGATCCGGATTTTCCGGACGGCATGGAGGTCCTGGAGCGCCACGACAACGTCCTGGTCTTCCGGACTTTCTCCAAAATGTACGGTCTGGCCGGATTTCGGGTGGGCTATTTGTGCGGCTCCCTGGAGGCGGTGGACATCGTGCGCCGCACCCACATCGCCTATTCCGTCAATATGCTGGGGCAAATAGCCGCAACGGCGGCCCTGGCCGACGACGCCGGCCATATTGCGGCCACCCGGCAGATGGTGGCTGCAGCCAAAAGCGCGCTGTGCGACCTCTTTGCTGCCCTGGGACTGGAATATGTCAGCGGAGCCGGCAACTTTGTCATGGTCCGCACGCCCATGTCCGACACCCTGCTCTATCGCAAGCTCATGCAGAAAGGGGTGATGGTGCGCACCATGACCGGCTTTCGCTACCCCAACTGGATTCGGATCTCCATGGCCCAGGCGCCGGCCATGGAGGCTTTTGCCAAGGCTTTTTCAAGTGTGCTGGCCGCCCCATGA